A part of Chloroflexota bacterium genomic DNA contains:
- a CDS encoding phage portal protein — MTLSLPQQLEQRDAARMRAYQENLSFYSGAHWPGSPRRRERRLTFNYVRTFAHKVTAALLAGLHVAVEPSDDSAEAEERAAAARRVLLGVAEANDLQELDFETELDAAVLGDGCYKVTWEPSTSAGVGPGVRITSPDVQGLFAWWVGDDVSRVWRVASRYRLTAEETEILYGVTPPGSEAVVVEAWTAERFSLWVGNALEEERPNPYGFIPYVVFPNLREPKQFWGSADITALMEPQREINRAFSQLSTILELSGNPIAVLEGVEESQDIAVQPGAVWEVPERARAYLLDLLQGGGVRLHTEYIELLYRVLHDLSETPRTAFGDSGRDLSGVALEMELYPMVQRVARKRLLRNSVYRQRAEMALRIHQQRTGEVCWPVRLRTTWGTALPQDRDRLVQQEERMVNAGLQSRLRAMANLGVADPEGELARVRDEEQSRSSGSAN, encoded by the coding sequence ATGACGTTATCGCTACCGCAGCAGCTTGAACAACGCGACGCGGCCCGGATGCGGGCATACCAGGAGAACCTGTCCTTCTACTCGGGCGCGCACTGGCCGGGGTCTCCCCGGCGGCGCGAGCGGCGACTCACCTTCAACTACGTGCGCACCTTCGCCCACAAGGTCACCGCGGCGCTCCTCGCCGGGCTGCACGTCGCCGTCGAGCCGTCGGACGACTCCGCGGAGGCCGAGGAGCGAGCCGCCGCTGCCCGGCGCGTCCTGCTCGGCGTCGCCGAGGCCAACGACCTGCAAGAGCTGGACTTTGAGACGGAGCTGGACGCGGCCGTGCTCGGCGACGGCTGTTACAAGGTCACGTGGGAGCCCTCGACATCCGCGGGCGTCGGCCCCGGTGTGCGCATTACGTCGCCGGACGTGCAGGGCCTCTTCGCGTGGTGGGTGGGGGACGACGTCTCGAGGGTGTGGCGCGTCGCCAGCCGCTACAGGCTCACGGCGGAGGAGACGGAGATCCTTTACGGCGTCACGCCCCCGGGGTCCGAGGCCGTCGTGGTGGAGGCGTGGACGGCGGAGCGCTTCAGCCTGTGGGTGGGCAACGCCCTGGAGGAGGAGCGCCCCAACCCCTACGGCTTCATCCCCTACGTCGTCTTTCCCAACCTGCGCGAGCCCAAGCAGTTCTGGGGCAGCGCGGACATCACCGCCCTCATGGAGCCGCAGCGGGAGATCAACCGCGCCTTCTCGCAGCTCTCGACCATCCTGGAGCTGTCGGGCAATCCCATCGCCGTGCTGGAGGGGGTGGAGGAGTCGCAGGACATCGCGGTGCAGCCGGGCGCGGTGTGGGAGGTGCCGGAGCGGGCGCGCGCCTACCTGCTGGACCTGCTGCAGGGCGGCGGCGTCCGGCTGCACACGGAGTACATCGAGCTGCTCTACCGCGTGCTCCACGACCTCTCAGAGACGCCGCGGACGGCCTTCGGCGACAGCGGGCGCGACCTGTCCGGGGTGGCGTTGGAGATGGAGCTGTACCCGATGGTGCAGCGGGTGGCCCGCAAGCGGCTGCTGCGCAACAGCGTGTACCGGCAGCGGGCGGAGATGGCGCTGCGCATCCACCAGCAGCGGACGGGCGAGGTGTGCTGGCCCGTCCGGCTGCGCACGACGTGGGGCACGGCGCTGCCGCAGGACCGCGACAGGCTGGTGCAGCAGGAGGAGCGCATGGTCAACGCCGGCCTGCAGAGCCGGCTGCGGGCGATGGCCAACTTGGGGGTTGCGGACCCGGAGGGAGAGTTGGCGCGCGTTCGCGACGAGGAACAGTCGCGCTCCTCGGGCTCGGCGAACTGA